A genomic stretch from Candidatus Hydrogenisulfobacillus filiaventi includes:
- a CDS encoding Glycosyltransferase family 4 protein yields MRVLMISKACVNALYRRKLEDLNRLGAADGIEVGLVVPPAWGSLPFEPGPGDHYPLFVEPIWFSGRNHFHRYPGLGRVLDRFRPQLLHIDEEHYSWVTREALGLAARRGVPALFFTWQNLYKRYPWPVRRWEAQVLQGAAGALAGNQEAAEVLRRKGYRGPLAVVPQFGTDPAVFRPDPARRQAVRAARGWTDRVVVGYVGRLVAEKGLDDLWAALTPLLARDPALHLVFIGSGPWQPSVPPGLAGQVEQVPWAPSEEMPGLLGALDLLVLPSRTTPRWKEQFGRVLTEAMASGTPVVGSSSGEIPHVIGPAGVVFPEGDVAALQAAVAELAGDPARRRALGEAGRARVRERFTTEAVARATLDFYRRLLTEGGARSRTEV; encoded by the coding sequence ATGCGGGTGCTGATGATCTCCAAGGCGTGCGTCAACGCCCTTTACCGCCGTAAGCTGGAGGACCTCAACCGGCTGGGGGCGGCGGACGGCATCGAGGTGGGCCTGGTGGTCCCCCCCGCCTGGGGCTCCTTACCCTTTGAACCGGGGCCCGGGGATCATTATCCTCTGTTTGTGGAACCGATTTGGTTCTCCGGCCGCAACCATTTTCATCGTTATCCGGGCCTGGGTCGGGTCCTGGACCGCTTCCGGCCCCAGCTCCTACACATCGATGAGGAGCATTACAGCTGGGTCACGCGGGAGGCGCTGGGCCTGGCTGCCCGGCGGGGGGTGCCGGCCCTCTTCTTCACCTGGCAGAACCTGTACAAGCGCTATCCCTGGCCGGTCCGCCGCTGGGAGGCCCAGGTGCTGCAGGGGGCGGCAGGGGCGCTGGCGGGCAACCAGGAGGCGGCGGAGGTCCTGCGCCGCAAGGGCTACCGGGGTCCGCTGGCGGTGGTGCCCCAGTTCGGCACCGATCCGGCCGTATTCCGGCCCGACCCGGCCCGCCGGCAGGCAGTGCGGGCGGCTCGGGGCTGGACGGACCGGGTGGTGGTGGGCTACGTGGGGCGCCTGGTGGCGGAGAAGGGCCTCGACGACCTGTGGGCGGCTCTCACCCCGCTGCTGGCCCGTGACCCGGCCCTGCATCTGGTGTTCATCGGCTCGGGGCCCTGGCAGCCGTCGGTCCCGCCCGGCCTGGCCGGGCAGGTGGAGCAGGTGCCCTGGGCCCCGTCGGAGGAGATGCCGGGCCTGCTGGGGGCGCTCGACCTGCTGGTGCTGCCCTCGCGGACCACCCCCCGCTGGAAGGAGCAGTTCGGGCGGGTGCTGACCGAGGCCATGGCGTCGGGCACCCCGGTGGTGGGCTCCTCCAGCGGGGAGATCCCGCATGTGATCGGGCCGGCGGGGGTGGTGTTCCCGGAAGGGGATGTAGCCGCCTTGCAGGCGGCGGTGGCGGAACTGGCCGGGGACCCCGCCCGCCGGCGGGCGTTGGGGGAGGCGGGCCGGGCCCGCGTGCGGGAGCGTTTCACCACCGAGGCGGTGGCCCGCGCCACCCTCGACTTTTACCGGCGCCTGCTGACGGAGGGCGGGGCGCGGTCCCGAACGGAGGTTTAG